The sequence GGCGAAGGTGGCCACACGGTCGGGCTGCGCGACGACGTAGTCGATGAAGGCCTGCGCCGGAGTGGCCAGGCCCTGCTCTCCGGCGTGGTAGAGGAACCAGGTTGTGAACGTCTCCCATTGCCCCTCGGTTCCGTCCCATGCGGGGCCGTTCTCGGCGAGGTAGGCGTCCCACGCGGCGGGTTCGTACTCCGTCACGGTGGCGGTCTCGGCGGGGTCGGCGCCCAGCGCCGCGGCGTAGGAGTTGAACGCCCAGCCGGTATCGGCGGCGATCTCCTTCACCGTGTCGAGGGGATCGCCGCCCAGGGCCTCGACATGCTGGACGAAGGCCTCGGCGTACCCGCTGCCCACGGTTTCTGCTCCCCGGGTGATCAGGGCGCTTCGGAACTCATCCCAGGTGATCTCCGGGGTGCACTCCTCTCCTATCAGCTCGAACCAGCGCTGTGCTGCGCCGAGGTCGGAGAACTGCACCGCGGAGACGGCGCTGATGGCGTTGGACATCCGATGACCCACCCTACTCGGCTGCTCGCGTCGCCTCCATGCTAGGCACCGCCACAGGGCACGCCATGACCGAACAGGCAGCTGTTTGGGCAGCAACGGGTCCACAGCCGCGGGACGACATCCAGCTCGGGTTCTTCGGCGAGCCTTTGAACCTCGACTATGTGCCTCCGACCTCGACCAGCGCCGCGCGGAGCGCCGTCAGCGGAGCCGGGCCACGGCCAGGCCCGCCGCGAGCGCCACCATCGACCAGGAGAGCGCCCGCAGCGCCTGCTCCAGAGGGCAGAGCAGGTCCCGGGCGTCCCAGTGGACCACGCTCCCGTCGTCGAGGACCAGCTGGGCCGACGCCTCGCGGACGTGGCGACGGAGCAGCCGCGCCGGGGTGCTGAGCCGGCGCTGTGCCAGGCTGAGCCCGAAGGCCGCCGCCGCCGCCAGCGCCGCCGCCGGGTTCAACCCGCCGGTCTGGGCGAGGTAGCCGGTGAGCACCGGGAACGCTCCCCAGCCCGCGGCGAAGCCCGCGGCGGTGTGAAGGCGGCCGCCGGCCAGCTCGAGGTCGTAGCCGAGCACGAGCAGCACCCCGACGATGATGAAGGGGATGAGCGCCGGCCCCACCCGGCCGACCCCGGCCGCCCCGACGCCCACTGCTCCGCCGAGGGCGGCCACCGAGACCGCGACCAGGGTGCCGGAGGGGACGGTGGTGCGCAGCGGCCGGCCCTGGAGCTCGTCGAGCAGATGGGCGGCGATCCCGACGGCGAGGAGAAACGCGAGCAGCGTGGCCAGCAGCCGGACGCCGTCGACACGCGGCGCCAGCGAGGCCCCGATCACCACGTAGGAGAGATGCCAGGCAGTGTAGGGCGGGTGGAGCAGGGTCCACCACTGCCCGAGGCCGCCGCGCCGTGCCGCATAGAAGGCGGGCCGCCCGTCCCGGCCGGTCAACCGGCCCTCCTCCCCCACATCACCAGGCCGCCGCCCAGGCTCATGGTCCGCACCCCGACGGCCTCGATCCCGGCAGCCTCCCAGGCACGCCGGTGCCACTCCAGAGAGTGCCGGCGGTAGTGCCCGGAGATGCTCGGCCCGAGGAAGCGCCCCACCTCGAACCACCCGCGCCCGAAGAGGCCGCCGGAGGCGGGCAGGAGCAGGCGTGTGTACAGCCACCAGCAGCCTCGCCAGAGCGGGTTGGCGGGCACCATGAACTCGAGGCTGGCGACGGTCCCGCCGGGGCGGACGACGCGGGCGAGCTCGCTCAGGGTGGCTGCGGGGTCGGCGACGTACCGGAGCAGGTAGGTGAAGGTCAGGGCGTCGAAGCTGGCGTCGGGGAAGGGCAGTTGCTCGGCGCGGCCCACGAGCAGCCGGACGCGCTCCTGCCGGCCGTGACCGCGGACCCGCTCGACCCCCTGCCGCAGCATCGCCTCGGTGAGGTCGAGGCCGACCACGCCCGCGGCGGTGCGCTCGCTGAGGAGCAGGGCGACGCCGGCCGTGCCGGTCGCCACGTCGAGGACGGTGGTCGGGGCGGCGGCGGCGATGCGATCGACCATCGCCCCCCGCCAGCGGCGGTTCTGGCCGAAGGAGAGCAGGTCGACGAGCAGGTCGTAGCGCCGGGGGAGCGGCGCGAACAGGCGGCGGGCGAAGCCGGCGGGGTCGGTGCTCTGCATGGGCCGACAGTAGACGGAACCGAGCGGCTCGGTTGGGCCCCGTGACGCTGCCTTCTGGGTACCCTGACGCCGCCATGAGATTCGGTGACCGCCCCCTGTGGATCACGTGACCCTCCACCTGCTCCGCCGGGTCGCGGCCGGTGGCGTCCACCCCGAGCACCGTCTCCCCGAGAGGTAGGGCGCAGCTGCGGTGGATCGGACGCTTCGCGAGCTCATCGAGCGCCGCCTCTACGAGTCACCCCCCTCCGGCACCCGAGCCGCCGATCTGGTTCTCGCCGCGTATGACGGGCCGGAGGCACTCCACTCCGCCCTCGCCTCCCCCGACACCGCAACCCGCGGCCCGTCACCCACACCCGCCGAGCCGTCCGCCGTGGAGCCCCCGGGCGCCTACCTGAGGAGCGTCACCGTGGAGGGCTTCCGCGGCGTGGGACCCCCGGCCACCCTCCGGATCGACCCCGGGCCCGGCCTCACCCTCGTCGTGGGACGCAACGGCAGCGGCAAGTCGTCCTTCTCGGAGGCGCTCGAGATCCTCCTCACCGGGCACAACCAGCGATGGGAGGGCCGGTCCAAGGTGTGGAGCGGGGCGTGGCGGAACCTCCACCACGAGCACACCCAGGTGACGGCGGAATTCCTCCTCGAGGGCGCATCCGCCGTCCACACGCTGGCCCGGTCGTGGCCCGACGGCGCCGAGCTCGAGGCATCGACGCTCACCGTCAACGGCACGCCCGACCGGCAGCTCGACAGCATCGGCTGGCGGGCGGCCCTGGCGACCCACCGGCCCTTCCTCACCCACAACGAGGTGGGCACGCGACTGGACGCGCGGCCGAGCGACCTGCACGACGCCCTCGCGGGTGTGCTGGGTCTCGAGGACGTCACCACCACGGCCCGGCTGCTGGCGGAGGAACGCCTGACCCGCGAGAAGGCCCAGAGGGCGGTCGTCGATGCGCTGGGACCGCTGAGGGCGCGTCTCGAGGCGGCCGGCGACGAGCGGGCGCGGGCATGCCTCGCGGCGCTGGCCGGCCGCAGCTGGAACCTGGACGCGCTGGCCTCCGCGATCGAGGACCAGGCGGGAGGCGGAGCCGCGAGGACGGAGCTGACGCTGCTCGAGGAGCTCTCCCGCTCCAGCGTCCCCGCGGAGGACGAGGTCGCGGTGGCCGCCGTCCAGCTCGACGGCGCCTCCAGGCTCGTCGCCGCCGTCGGCGGCACGGACGCCGACAGAGCGCGGAGAACCGCCCGCCTGCTGCAGGAGTCCCTCGAGCTGCACACCCTCCACGGTGACGCCGACTGCCCGGTCTGCGGCGCCCAGGCCGCCCTCAATCCGCTGTGGCGGATCACCGTGGAG is a genomic window of Candidatus Dormiibacterota bacterium containing:
- a CDS encoding class I SAM-dependent methyltransferase; protein product: MQSTDPAGFARRLFAPLPRRYDLLVDLLSFGQNRRWRGAMVDRIAAAAPTTVLDVATGTAGVALLLSERTAAGVVGLDLTEAMLRQGVERVRGHGRQERVRLLVGRAEQLPFPDASFDALTFTYLLRYVADPAATLSELARVVRPGGTVASLEFMVPANPLWRGCWWLYTRLLLPASGGLFGRGWFEVGRFLGPSISGHYRRHSLEWHRRAWEAAGIEAVGVRTMSLGGGLVMWGRRAG